In Erigeron canadensis isolate Cc75 chromosome 7, C_canadensis_v1, whole genome shotgun sequence, one DNA window encodes the following:
- the LOC122606871 gene encoding pectinesterase-like yields the protein MQTTKPILLTLSVVVLFVLAFSISSFLKITNNHHTLPLFTQTTPLHIHIHKHIQTQTAQTHCDGSLYYELCVQTLTTILPNLESKTIPDIISATINSTIYDVRSTDFNVSAIRKKLRNLSPLEIRALDDCHSLFLETVNELNSAINGLKQTPYGKHYDLQTLLSASMTNQATCLDGFSYSKSRNKIRRYFRKSLRGISRQVSNSLALLKKLNGTSKGKTESTFPEYGEMSGGYPGWVRKKERALLQASVNETVYDLVVAKDGSGNFTTIGDALNASPNMSTTRFVIYIKAGAYYEYLEIDSRKPMIMLVGDGIGKTLIKGNRSVVDGWTTFRSGTVAVVGNNFIAKGITFENYAGTVKRQAVALRSGSDFSVFYQCSFVAYQDTLYVHSFRQFYRECDIYGTIDFVFGNAAVVFQKCNLYARQPEPNQRNLFTAQGRDDPNQNTGISLLECKIAAGSELVPNQTMFKSYLGRPWRVYSRTVVMRSYIGDLIDPAGWLEWSGDFALSTLYYGEYLNRGPGSNTSSRVTWPGYKVIVNETEAGQFTVGNFIQGGQWLNATGVPYYLGLN from the exons ATGCAAACCACTAAACCCATTCTATTGACACTCTCTGTAGTGGTACTCTTTGTATTAGCATTTTCCATTTCTTCATTTCTCAAAATCACAAATAACCACCACACACTTCCATTATTCACACAAACCACCCCACTCCACATCCACATTCACAAACACATCCAAACACAAACCGCACAAACACATTGTGATGGTTCACTATACTACGAACTATGTGTACAAACTCTCACAACAATCTTACCGAATCTTGAATCCAAAACAATACCCGATATCATTTCCGCTACGATAAATAGTACGATATACGATGTCCGGTCCACCGACTTCAATGTGTCTGCCATTCGTAAGAAGCTTCGCAACCTTAGCCCTCTTGAAATCCGGGCACTTGATGATTGTCACTCTTTGTTCCTTGAAACCGTGAATGAACTCAACTCGGCTATAAATGGTCTTAAACAAACACCCTATGGTAAACACTATGACCTCCAGACGCTTCTCAGTGCCTCCATGACAAATCAAGCAACTTGTCTAGACGGATTCTCGTATAGTAAATCGAGAAACAAGATACGTAGATACTTTCGTAAATCGTTGCGTGGCATTTCTCGTCag GTGAGTAACTCACTAGCGTTACTAAAAAAATTGAATGGAACATCTAAAGGGAAAACCGAATCAACATTTCCAGAGTATGGTGAAATGTCGGGTGGATATCCGGGGTGGGTTAGAAAGAAGGAACGGGCATTGTTGCAAGCATCGGTGAACGAGACGGTTTACGACTTAGTCGTGGCAAAAGACGGGAGTGGGAACTTTACAACAATCGGGGACGCGTTAAACGCGTCTCCAAACATGAGTACAACTaggtttgttatatatataaaagcaggTGCATATTATGAATATTTGGAGATTGATAGTAGGAAGCCAATGATAATGCTTGTTGGTGATGGAATTGGAAAAACACTAATTAAAGGTAACCGGAGTGTGGTCGACGGCTGGACAACTTTCCGATCAGGCACTGTCG CCGTGGTGGGCAACAATTTCATAGCCAAAGGTATCACATTCGAGAACTACGCCGGCACCGTGAAACGCCAAGCCGTGGCATTACGTAGCGGGTCTGATTTCTCGGTGTTCTACCAATGTAGCTTTGTGGCGTACCAAGACACGCTCTACGTCCACTCCTTTCGTCAATTCTATCGTGAATGTGACATTTATGGTACCATAGATTTCGTTTTTGGTAACGCAGCAGttgttttccaaaaatgtaACCTATATGCCCGCCAACCCGAACCAAACCAAAGAAATTTATTCACGGCCCAAGGACGAGATGACCCAAACCAAAACACGGGTATTTCACTATTAGAATGTAAAATAGCGGCCGGGTCAGAATTGGTACCGAACCAAACTATGTTTAAGTCATACCTTGGCCGACCATGGAGAGTGTATTCAAGGACAGTGGTTATGCGGTCATACATTGGAGACCTTATTGACCCGGCTGGATGGTTGGAGTGGTCAGGTGACTTTGCGTTGAGTACGCTTTATTATGGTGAGTATTTGAATAGAGGGCCGGGTTCAAATACGAGTAGTAGGGTTACTTGGCCCGGTTATAAGGTCATTGTCAATGAGACCGAGGCAGGACAATTTACGGTTGGTAATTTTATTCAAGGCGGGCAATGGTTAAATGCTACTGGAGTTCCATACTATCTTGGATTGAATTGA
- the LOC122609449 gene encoding uncharacterized protein LOC122609449, whose product MDSKLETEELTDEEIWTRVECKKKLYEIESYKTRDLKQRSRCKWAIEGDENSKDKFKDDWQVRPKLDSDLGSKLTDSEAASLVGRFSTTEIKEAIFLCGDDRAPGPNGFNFRFIKKYWEKFEGYFQRIFNRFFDCGVISRGCGSSFITLVPKVKDPGSLDDYRPITLVEIINKVISKVLILDGPLILNEAVSRARKEKIKMFILKVDFNKAYDNVNWEFLINTMEKLGFLTRWCNWVHGILSSARASVLVNGAPTFEFQCHKGMRQGDPLSPFLFLLVMEVLSVLMNKACEVGAVRGLQLPNQGGLGLTKLKDTNIALLSKWMWRYRNEQGALWKRIIDSIHDTKRCWEPLPINSGVSGVWKTIVGCINKVKVGDKLFGGCFKGIYGAEDNIRFWLDIWTCDQPLKLEFPRLFKLEKKKKCYVKDRFGASTKVFGSECLWNRAPVTVEEIEEWETLKRLLEGIILKQQKNSWKWFGSKDGEFSVKGVKEFLRSEMVQNLKCDFKWSKWVMKKCNVLMWRISMNRVPTLLALKDRNCHFGSFACGLCQEADESIEVVFMRHGDGYLVSD is encoded by the exons ATGGACTCGAAGTTGGAAACCGAAGAATTGACAGATGAGGAAATATGGACCAGGGTGGAATGTAAGAAGAAGCTTTATGAGATTGAAAGCTACAAGACTCGGGATTTGAAGCAGAGATCTAGATGTAAATGGGCAATTGAAGGGGATGAAAACTCTAA AGATAAGTTCAAAGACGATTGGCAAGTTAGGCCCAAGTTGGATAGCGATTTGGGCTCTAAACTTACTGATTCAGAAGCAGCAAGCCTTGTGGGGAGATTTAGTACCACTGAAATTAAGGAAGCGATATTTTTGTGTGGAGATGATAGGGCCCCCGGTCCCAATGGTTTTAATTTCAGATTCATCAAAAAGTATTGGGAGAAATTCGAAGGTTATTTTCAAAGaatttttaatagattttttGATTGTGGAGTGATTAGTAGGGGTTGTGGTTCGTCATTCATTACTCTCGTTCCTAAGGTTAAGGATCCTGGCTCTTTGGATGACTATCGACCAATCACTTTGGTCGAGATCATTAATAAAGTGATTTCTAAAGT ATTAATTCTTGACGGGCCTCTTATATTAAATGAGGCAGTTTCAAGGGCTCggaaagaaaagataaagatgtttatattaaaGGTGGATTTTAATAAGGCTTATGACAACGTAAATTGGGAATTTCTCATTAATACCATGGAAAAATTGGGCTTCCTGACTCGATGGTGTAATTGGGTACATGGTATACTCTCATCAGCTAGAGCATCGGTGTTGGTGAATGGTGCTCCTACTTTCGAGTTTCAGTGTCATAAAGGAATGAGACAGGGAGACCCTTTGTCTCCATTCCTTTTCTTGCTGGTGATGGAAGTGCTCTCGGTATTGATGAATAAAGCTTGTGAAGTTGGAGCAGTTCGTGGATTACAACTCCCTAATCAAG GTGGGTTGGGTTTAACCAAGTTAAAAGATACAAACATCGCCCTCCTTTCTAAGTGGATGTGGCGATATAGGAATGAACAGGGAGCTTTATGGAAGAGGATCATTGACTCAATCCATGATACTAAGAGGTGTTGGGAGCCTCTACCTATAAATAGTGGGGTGTCGGGGGTTTGGAAAACGATAGTGGGATGTATTAATAAAGTGAAGGTTGGAGATAAGCTCTTCGGTGGGTGCTTCAAAGGTATTTATGGAGCGGAAGATAATATTCGTTTCTGGTTGGACATCTGGACGTGTGATCAGCCTCTAAAGCTCGAGTTCCCTAGATTATTCAAACtcgaaaagaagaaaaaatgttaTGTGAAAGATAGATTTGGAGCCAGCACAAAAGTTTTCGGGTCTGAATGCTTATGGAATCGGGCTCCAGTAACTGTGGAAGAGATAGAGGAATGGGAGACATTAAAAAGACTACTTGAGGGCATAATCctgaaacaacaaaaaaatagttGGAAATGGTTTGGAAGCAAAGATGGGGAATTTTCTGTCAAAGGAGTTAAAGAATTCCTTAGAAGTGAGATGGTGCAGAACCTAAAGTGTGACTTTAAATGGTCTAAGTGGGTGATGAAGAAGTGTAATGTTCTTATGTGGAGAATATCTATGAATCGGGTGCCAACTTTACTTGCATTGAAAGATAGAAACTGCCATTTTGGAAGCTTTGCGTGTGGTTTGTGTCAAGAGGCTGATGAATCCATTGAAGTTGTGTTCATGCGCCATGGCGATGGATACTTGGTATCGGATTAG